One Tenuifilum sp. 4138str genomic region harbors:
- the rlmN gene encoding 23S rRNA (adenine(2503)-C(2))-methyltransferase RlmN, which yields MQKGETLVGKDLKQVEAWLSELGFPTHYGIKLTGWIYRKRIQNYADINDIPKHILKTLKDEFGEVHGHIGYERFPGTDGSVKYLFTNAQGQHYESIYMDNGKRKTLCVSTQAGCRMGCRFCMTGSIGFKGNLDAGSIVGQLLAIPESKSVNRLVIMGMGEPFDNWAEVSQALEILTSAWGVAFGRSNITLSTVGILEGLESFLMNPPCNLAISLHSPFPDERAMLMPSEIKNPIGRVINMLLKHPIPKPLRLSFEYVALGGINLSEQHAKAVCELLKGLNNHINIIPWNEHSAASEFRKPTPVELENFTRWLNQHGALWTIRQSRGNEVGAACGQMAGKHTPK from the coding sequence ATGCAGAAAGGGGAAACGTTAGTTGGTAAAGACCTAAAGCAGGTTGAAGCATGGTTATCGGAATTGGGATTCCCTACCCACTATGGAATTAAACTCACTGGATGGATTTATCGTAAGCGAATTCAGAATTATGCTGATATAAATGATATTCCCAAGCATATACTAAAAACGCTAAAAGATGAATTTGGTGAGGTACATGGTCACATCGGCTATGAGCGATTTCCTGGAACCGATGGTTCAGTAAAATACCTGTTTACCAATGCACAAGGGCAGCACTACGAATCGATTTACATGGACAATGGCAAGCGTAAAACGCTTTGCGTGTCAACTCAGGCTGGGTGTCGCATGGGATGTAGGTTCTGTATGACCGGGAGTATAGGTTTCAAAGGTAATTTGGATGCCGGCAGTATTGTAGGACAGCTGTTAGCAATCCCCGAAAGCAAAAGTGTAAACCGATTGGTTATCATGGGCATGGGTGAGCCTTTCGATAACTGGGCTGAGGTTAGCCAAGCGCTGGAGATTTTAACATCGGCTTGGGGGGTTGCCTTTGGAAGGTCAAATATTACGCTCTCAACCGTAGGTATCCTTGAGGGTTTAGAGAGTTTCTTGATGAACCCGCCATGCAATCTGGCCATTAGCCTTCATTCGCCCTTTCCCGATGAAAGGGCAATGCTGATGCCATCGGAAATAAAAAATCCGATTGGTCGAGTGATTAACATGCTACTCAAACACCCTATACCAAAGCCTTTACGGCTCTCGTTTGAGTATGTTGCTCTTGGAGGAATTAACCTGAGTGAGCAGCACGCCAAAGCTGTGTGTGAACTGCTGAAAGGGCTGAATAACCATATCAATATAATTCCCTGGAACGAGCACTCTGCTGCTAGCGAATTCAGGAAACCAACCCCTGTGGAGCTGGAAAACTTTACTCGCTGGTTAAACCAGCATGGAGCGCTTTGGACTATACGTCAATCAAGGGGAAACGAGGTTGGGGCGGCCTGCGGCCAAATGGCTGGCAAACACACCCCAAAATAG
- a CDS encoding glucose-6-phosphate isomerase, whose protein sequence is MSKLQVKLNNIYQFVDASDVLSLKNKVNDCQKLIEGKTGKGSDFLGWVTLPAEITDDQLKSIEKVANELRSKSEFVVVVGIGGSYLGAKAVIEALGNSFSMLDNGGTKVLFAGNSICEDYHAELLKLLDKHTYSIVVISKSGTTTEPAIAFRLLKQHLEGKVGKTEAASRIVAITDQSKGALRKLADTEGYRTFVIPDDVGGRYSVLTPVGLLPIAIAGFDIRQLVEGARQAMTDTSVGVPFEQNPACQYAAARNVLYAKGKKVEIMVNYTPKLHYITEWWKQLYGESEGKENKGIFPAGVDFTTDLHSMGQYIQEGERFIFETVVSVEKPSHTLNIPNDPENLDQLNFLTGKRLSEVNHMAELGTIVAHNDGGVPCIQISIPELSAFWIGYLLYFFERACAISGYLLDVNPFDQPGVEAYKKNMFALLGKPGFEDEGKALRKRLGI, encoded by the coding sequence ATGAGTAAACTACAGGTTAAACTTAACAACATTTACCAGTTTGTTGATGCTAGCGATGTGCTTTCGCTTAAGAACAAGGTAAACGATTGCCAAAAGCTTATTGAAGGGAAGACTGGAAAAGGGAGCGATTTTCTGGGCTGGGTAACCTTACCTGCCGAAATCACTGACGATCAGCTGAAAAGCATTGAAAAGGTTGCCAATGAGCTCCGTTCCAAGAGCGAGTTTGTGGTAGTGGTAGGTATAGGTGGCTCTTACCTTGGAGCAAAGGCTGTGATTGAGGCCTTGGGAAATAGCTTCTCCATGCTCGACAACGGTGGCACTAAGGTGCTTTTTGCCGGCAACAGCATTTGTGAGGATTACCATGCCGAGCTTTTAAAGTTACTCGATAAGCACACCTATTCAATAGTAGTTATTTCAAAATCAGGAACTACCACAGAGCCTGCCATAGCATTCCGCCTGTTAAAACAGCACCTTGAGGGGAAGGTGGGGAAAACCGAGGCAGCATCGCGTATAGTTGCAATAACCGATCAATCTAAGGGTGCTCTGCGCAAGTTAGCCGATACCGAAGGCTATCGCACTTTTGTAATTCCCGATGATGTAGGCGGACGTTACTCAGTATTAACCCCTGTAGGGCTTTTGCCCATAGCCATTGCTGGTTTCGATATCAGACAACTGGTTGAAGGCGCACGCCAGGCAATGACCGACACTTCGGTTGGCGTCCCTTTTGAGCAAAACCCTGCCTGCCAGTACGCAGCAGCCCGCAACGTACTTTACGCCAAGGGCAAAAAGGTTGAGATAATGGTGAACTATACACCCAAGCTACACTATATAACGGAGTGGTGGAAGCAGCTTTACGGCGAAAGCGAAGGCAAGGAGAATAAGGGTATTTTCCCCGCCGGCGTCGATTTTACCACTGACCTTCACTCCATGGGGCAGTATATCCAGGAGGGGGAGCGCTTTATTTTTGAAACCGTAGTCTCGGTTGAAAAGCCATCGCACACACTCAACATTCCAAACGACCCCGAAAATCTTGACCAACTTAATTTCCTTACAGGCAAGCGTCTTTCGGAAGTTAATCATATGGCCGAATTGGGCACCATTGTTGCCCACAACGATGGGGGTGTACCATGCATCCAGATTAGCATTCCTGAGCTTAGTGCATTCTGGATTGGTTACCTGCTTTACTTTTTTGAGCGCGCTTGCGCCATTAGCGGTTATTTACTGGATGTAAACCCATTCGACCAACCGGGAGTGGAGGCTTACAAGAAGAATATGTTTGCCCTGTTAGGTAAACCCGGTTTTGAGGATGAGGGAAAAGCCTTACGGAAACGTTTAGGGATTTAG
- a CDS encoding DUF3575 domain-containing protein, with amino-acid sequence MCNPGNASITHVCTGKTCRFGGPNVVNVNTLSLLVGTGSLFYERKLSDNLSGQMGVGYLSYKIEDSKFSGLILTPEVRFYPKSNAIDGFYLAPYFRYQNFKLENTETNDKEPMQITVVV; translated from the coding sequence ATTTGCAACCCTGGTAATGCTAGCATTACCCATGTTTGCACAGGAAAAACCTGCCGTTTCGGAGGGCCCAATGTTGTTAATGTAAACACTTTAAGTTTACTTGTAGGAACTGGTTCGCTTTTCTATGAACGCAAGCTCTCCGATAATCTTTCCGGACAAATGGGTGTTGGCTACCTTAGCTACAAAATTGAGGATTCAAAATTCTCTGGTCTTATCCTAACCCCTGAGGTACGCTTTTATCCAAAAAGCAATGCCATTGATGGTTTCTACCTTGCTCCCTACTTCAGGTATCAGAATTTCAAACTTGAAAATACTGAAACCAACGATAAGGAACCTATGCAAATTACGGTGGTGGTTTAG
- a CDS encoding T9SS type A sorting domain-containing protein, whose translation MQKRGIYLGLVAALLLLLTSYSLLFGVPKKYVPMVVYQPDGTKIECFASGDEFHNWLHDADGYTIVQHPKTGYYVYAVKENGKLVASDLVVGKVKPTATKGLEPFINITREEYIAKRKSKRVNTHYSSLNPAKGANGIAPLRAKDTKEATVMNNIVIFIRFADDNPGDEPIDYYQNIYNGASMSVTDYYNSVSYGKFTISTTFYPTTSNSYVVWYQDSQNRNYYRPYNATTNPIGYDPDDDNYSSNKSQTYREHTLLKNAINSVSSQIPTSINLDINNDEYVDVVSFIIAGTNDSWNDLLWPHQWSLWSQNASINGKQVGDYTLQLQFFGSSRIDLGTLCHEMFHAVGAPDLYHYDDNLNRAPVGVWDIMEGTKDEPQNMGAYMKYLYGGWIDNIPVINQTGTYTLNPLSTSAANNSFIIPSPATHTEYFLVEYRKREAYDASLPNDGMLVYRINSKLEGMGNADGPPDEVYVYRPNGSLTLNGTISSATFNADYGRTTMNDQTNPRSFLSDGSNGGINITNVTSAGSTISFNATIDFSPWIVLKNDRGYGSAIGNGATTLTVATRFSASDMANHVGKYIKKVDFFLRGNDNGQRLTSGEMVKIWEGGTIGNPGTLVYSQSASAEVKVDEWTTHNVTTPVEIKADKEYWVGYTATASGGYPFATDRGPMVPDKGGWYTTNGTQWNQLAQSNLDYNFLIRAIVSDKTTDVPVNSAEGNAISFYPNPVEDDGYIKFVNNQNSINANIEVINMLGQVIISQSISNLTAGENVMPVNLSALSKGIYIIKISTINQSSLQVISTKTIKFNKK comes from the coding sequence ATGCAGAAAAGAGGCATTTATTTGGGTTTAGTAGCCGCATTGTTGCTGCTTTTAACCTCGTACTCATTGCTTTTTGGGGTGCCCAAAAAGTATGTTCCCATGGTAGTTTACCAACCCGATGGGACAAAAATTGAATGTTTTGCCAGTGGCGATGAATTCCACAACTGGCTACACGATGCTGATGGTTACACCATCGTTCAGCATCCTAAAACGGGCTACTATGTTTATGCTGTTAAAGAGAACGGAAAACTTGTAGCCAGCGATTTAGTTGTTGGGAAAGTAAAACCAACCGCAACAAAAGGGTTAGAGCCATTTATCAACATCACGCGCGAGGAGTACATTGCAAAGCGCAAGAGCAAAAGGGTAAATACTCATTACTCTTCCTTAAATCCAGCGAAAGGTGCTAACGGTATTGCCCCACTTAGGGCAAAGGATACAAAGGAAGCAACCGTTATGAATAACATCGTTATATTCATTCGCTTTGCCGACGACAATCCGGGTGATGAACCCATTGATTACTACCAGAACATCTATAATGGTGCCTCAATGTCGGTTACCGACTACTACAACAGTGTTTCCTACGGGAAATTCACAATAAGTACCACTTTTTACCCAACAACCTCAAACAGCTATGTGGTGTGGTACCAGGATTCTCAAAACCGGAACTACTACCGCCCTTACAATGCAACAACAAATCCCATTGGCTATGATCCCGATGACGATAACTATTCCAGCAATAAAAGCCAGACCTACCGTGAGCACACCTTACTTAAAAATGCCATAAATTCGGTTAGTAGCCAGATACCCACAAGTATCAACCTTGATATTAACAATGACGAGTACGTTGATGTTGTATCATTTATCATTGCTGGCACAAACGATTCATGGAACGATCTTCTTTGGCCACACCAATGGAGTTTATGGAGTCAAAATGCATCAATAAACGGCAAGCAAGTAGGTGATTATACCCTACAACTACAATTTTTTGGCAGTTCCAGAATTGACCTTGGAACACTTTGCCACGAAATGTTTCATGCAGTGGGAGCTCCTGACCTTTACCACTACGACGATAATTTAAACCGTGCACCGGTTGGAGTTTGGGATATAATGGAAGGCACCAAGGATGAGCCACAGAACATGGGTGCTTACATGAAGTATCTTTACGGGGGCTGGATAGATAACATTCCTGTGATTAACCAAACAGGCACCTACACGTTAAACCCGCTTTCAACATCGGCCGCCAACAATAGCTTTATTATTCCCTCGCCTGCTACTCATACTGAGTATTTTCTGGTTGAGTACCGTAAGCGCGAGGCCTACGATGCCAGTTTACCTAACGATGGGATGTTGGTTTACCGCATTAACTCCAAACTTGAAGGCATGGGAAATGCCGATGGCCCACCCGACGAAGTATATGTTTACCGACCAAACGGCTCTCTTACATTGAATGGAACTATAAGTAGTGCCACATTTAATGCCGATTATGGTCGTACCACCATGAATGACCAAACCAACCCGCGCAGTTTCCTTTCCGACGGATCAAATGGAGGAATAAATATCACTAACGTTACTAGCGCAGGCTCTACCATTTCGTTCAATGCAACTATCGATTTCTCACCCTGGATTGTGCTTAAAAACGATAGAGGGTATGGTTCGGCTATTGGTAATGGAGCTACTACCCTAACTGTGGCTACACGCTTTTCCGCAAGCGATATGGCTAACCATGTAGGTAAGTACATCAAAAAGGTTGATTTCTTCCTAAGGGGAAATGATAATGGACAAAGGCTAACCTCAGGTGAAATGGTTAAGATTTGGGAAGGTGGAACAATAGGAAACCCCGGCACCCTGGTATACTCCCAAAGCGCTTCGGCCGAGGTTAAGGTGGATGAATGGACAACCCACAACGTTACTACACCAGTTGAAATAAAGGCCGATAAGGAGTACTGGGTAGGCTACACTGCAACCGCCTCCGGCGGCTATCCCTTTGCCACCGATAGAGGCCCCATGGTGCCCGATAAGGGAGGTTGGTACACAACAAACGGGACCCAATGGAATCAACTTGCTCAATCCAACCTGGATTACAACTTTCTAATTCGAGCCATTGTATCCGATAAAACTACCGATGTTCCAGTTAATTCAGCAGAGGGAAACGCCATATCCTTCTACCCTAACCCTGTTGAAGACGATGGATATATTAAATTTGTTAATAACCAAAACTCCATTAACGCAAACATCGAAGTGATTAACATGCTTGGGCAGGTGATCATCTCCCAATCGATTAGCAACCTGACTGCTGGCGAAAATGTTATGCCTGTTAACCTATCGGCTTTATCAAAAGGGATCTATATTATTAAAATAAGTACGATTAACCAGTCCAGTTTACAAGTAATCAGTACAAAAACTATCAAGTTTAATAAAAAATAG
- a CDS encoding lytic transglycosylase domain-containing protein: MKAIRYILGGLCLVLTFNTPVFAQVESQSLNSDTIYEQRQINQMDSLLYQWYIQQPNEDNNLVADIEGDTIEGPELPDSFYIKRLQTINSLIDLPYNNIVRSFIKAYTEKKRDKVEVMLGLTDYYFPMIEEILDMYQLPQELRFLPVIESALNPRAVSRAGATGLWQFMYGTGRMYNLTINSFIDERRDPLAATHAACRFLKDLYSIYGDWTLVIAAYNCGPANVNKAIRRSGGKRNYWDIYYHLPRETRGYVPAFIAASYTYYFYKEHNLQPKPITLPPATDTIIVNNMLHLQQIAEVLDYPIELLRDLNPQYKIDIIPAKGKSYVLRLPKEMVGPFLDREKDIYAYKDSIFFNQKILANPSKYTASYQYEVPPGSIRIVYKVKEGDVLGKIAERYNVSVRQLKGWNNLHRNLIRVGQRLVIYVPERTATRLGIVREKKS, translated from the coding sequence ATGAAGGCAATACGATACATTTTGGGTGGATTGTGCTTAGTCCTAACTTTTAACACTCCAGTATTTGCTCAGGTTGAGAGCCAGAGCTTAAACTCCGACACCATTTATGAGCAAAGACAAATAAACCAGATGGATAGTCTGCTTTACCAGTGGTATATCCAGCAACCCAATGAAGATAATAACCTAGTAGCCGATATTGAGGGCGATACCATTGAAGGGCCCGAACTCCCCGACTCATTTTACATAAAGCGTCTGCAAACCATCAACTCGTTAATTGATTTACCCTACAATAATATTGTTAGGAGCTTCATAAAAGCCTACACTGAGAAAAAGCGCGACAAGGTTGAAGTAATGCTTGGGCTAACCGATTACTACTTCCCCATGATTGAGGAGATACTGGACATGTATCAGCTACCACAGGAACTCAGGTTTCTACCTGTTATTGAATCGGCTTTAAACCCACGTGCTGTTTCCAGGGCCGGAGCCACGGGGCTTTGGCAGTTCATGTACGGAACAGGAAGAATGTACAACCTTACCATCAACTCCTTCATCGATGAACGCCGCGATCCACTGGCTGCTACCCATGCAGCATGTCGCTTCCTCAAGGATCTATACTCCATTTACGGCGACTGGACTCTGGTAATTGCAGCATATAACTGCGGCCCTGCCAATGTAAATAAGGCCATCAGACGTTCGGGTGGAAAGCGCAACTACTGGGATATTTACTACCATTTACCCCGTGAAACCCGTGGTTATGTCCCGGCTTTCATTGCAGCCAGCTACACCTACTACTTTTACAAGGAACATAACCTACAACCTAAACCCATTACCCTACCCCCTGCTACCGACACAATAATTGTTAACAACATGTTACACCTGCAACAGATTGCCGAGGTGCTCGATTATCCCATTGAACTGCTTCGCGATTTGAATCCGCAATACAAAATCGATATAATTCCTGCCAAGGGCAAATCGTATGTTTTACGATTACCCAAAGAGATGGTAGGCCCATTCCTTGATAGGGAGAAGGACATTTATGCGTACAAGGACAGCATCTTCTTCAACCAAAAAATTTTGGCAAACCCATCTAAATACACTGCATCGTATCAGTACGAGGTTCCCCCGGGTTCAATTCGTATAGTTTACAAGGTGAAGGAAGGCGATGTACTGGGCAAAATTGCTGAACGATACAATGTATCGGTTAGGCAGCTCAAGGGCTGGAATAACCTACACCGAAATCTTATCAGGGTAGGTCAACGGTTGGTTATTTATGTTCCTGAACGAACCGCAACAAGATTAGGTATTGTTCGGGAAAAAAAATCGTGA
- a CDS encoding shikimate kinase, whose product MKIFLIGFMSSGKTTVGRELAHFLSYQFLDLDEYIETKHNRTIKQIFETKGEEHFRLIENEALKEVCSFKGDFVISSGGGTSCFYNNIDYMNRNGITVYLRLEVSTLVSRLVESKIDRPLLWGKTREELNDYIIRVLDERKKFYEKAQIIVDADNTKPIDLAKIIMSALE is encoded by the coding sequence ATGAAGATTTTTCTGATTGGATTCATGTCGAGCGGGAAAACCACAGTTGGAAGGGAGTTGGCTCATTTCCTAAGTTACCAATTCCTCGATTTGGATGAGTATATTGAAACCAAGCACAATAGAACAATTAAACAAATTTTTGAAACAAAAGGCGAAGAGCACTTCCGGCTTATTGAGAACGAAGCACTTAAAGAGGTTTGTTCATTTAAAGGCGATTTTGTGATTTCATCGGGTGGTGGAACATCGTGCTTTTACAACAATATCGACTACATGAACCGAAATGGTATCACTGTTTACCTTAGGCTTGAGGTTTCAACCCTGGTTTCGCGTTTGGTGGAGTCAAAAATCGATAGGCCTTTACTTTGGGGCAAAACTCGCGAGGAGCTGAACGATTACATTATACGTGTTCTTGACGAACGAAAAAAATTTTACGAGAAAGCTCAAATCATTGTGGATGCCGACAATACCAAACCAATCGATTTGGCCAAAATAATTATGTCAGCACTTGAGTAG
- a CDS encoding DNA gyrase/topoisomerase IV subunit A produces MRLDDFEADELLSEGEGKPVSPELHAKIERITGEAAKKTHITGMYKDWFLDYASYVILERAVPHLDDGLKPVQRRILHAMKRLDDGRYNKVANIIGYTMQYHPHGDASIGEALVQLGQKDLLIDTQGNWGNILTGDGAAAPRYIEARLSKFALEVVFNPKTTEWMLSYDGRNQEPVTLPVKFPLLLAQGVEGIAVGLASKILPHNFNELIDAAISYLKGKDFELYPDFPTGGLADCSRYNDGLRGGAVKVRARIQKIDRKTLAITEIPFGKTTTSLIESILKANDKGKIKIKKIDDNTAENVEILIHLHPDANPDMTIDALYAFTDCEMSISTNSCVIYDDKPRFMGVKDILRASVDRTKELLTMELNIRLAELEEDWHFSSLEKIFFEERIYRELEKDTETWDLVIEAIERGFDPYRKLLRREITRDDILKLTEKPVRKISKFDIKKADEHIKAVEAEMEQVKHHLANIVTYTIDYYQQIKKKYGKGRERKTELRSFDTIVATKVVVANEKLYVNRAEGFVGTGLKKDEYVCDCSDIDDVIVILRNGKYYIRKVQEKDFFGKDIVHVGVYKKNDTRTIYNVVYRDGLNGDIMMKRCAINGTTRDKEYDITKGTQGSQILWLSANPNGETEVLKVYLKPRPRLRNLILELDFSQLAVKGRGSQGNIFTRYAIHKIMLKEKIAGAVEGVKVWYDPEVMRLNHEGHGEPLGEFLPDERVLVVNPDGTYFLANTNYALRFDVQPLLVEKFNPHKVFSAVYFDGEQKQHYLKRFRFEPTEKTQSFIPDEYSSKLIALNADVFPALKLVFGGKHANREPENIDVDAFIAVKGYKAKGKRLTTFEVKRVEFTEPLEKERSAFEEETSVITDSESEDNDSGSSAEQMSLEL; encoded by the coding sequence ATGCGATTGGACGATTTTGAAGCGGATGAGCTTTTAAGCGAAGGCGAAGGGAAACCAGTTTCGCCCGAACTTCATGCCAAAATAGAAAGGATTACCGGCGAGGCCGCCAAAAAGACCCACATCACCGGGATGTACAAGGACTGGTTTTTGGACTATGCCTCGTATGTTATACTGGAACGCGCCGTTCCGCACCTCGATGACGGGTTAAAGCCCGTGCAGCGCCGCATACTGCATGCCATGAAACGGCTCGACGATGGGCGATACAATAAGGTGGCCAATATTATTGGTTACACCATGCAGTACCATCCCCACGGCGACGCATCAATTGGCGAAGCCTTGGTTCAGCTAGGCCAAAAAGATTTGTTGATTGACACCCAGGGTAACTGGGGCAACATACTTACAGGCGACGGTGCAGCCGCACCCCGTTACATTGAGGCTAGACTATCAAAATTCGCCCTTGAGGTGGTTTTCAACCCCAAAACCACTGAGTGGATGCTCAGCTACGACGGCCGCAACCAGGAGCCTGTAACGCTTCCGGTTAAGTTCCCGCTTTTGCTAGCGCAAGGAGTGGAAGGAATTGCAGTTGGTTTAGCCTCTAAAATTTTACCCCACAACTTCAATGAGCTAATTGATGCGGCAATCAGCTACCTAAAGGGTAAGGATTTTGAACTTTACCCCGATTTCCCCACAGGTGGATTAGCCGATTGTAGCCGTTACAACGATGGTTTACGCGGCGGCGCGGTTAAGGTACGCGCCCGCATCCAAAAAATCGACCGTAAAACCCTTGCCATAACCGAGATTCCCTTTGGGAAAACCACCACATCGCTTATCGAATCAATCCTTAAAGCGAACGACAAAGGGAAGATTAAAATCAAAAAGATTGACGATAATACCGCCGAGAATGTTGAAATTCTCATCCACCTGCACCCCGACGCCAACCCCGATATGACAATTGATGCCCTTTACGCCTTTACCGACTGCGAGATGTCAATATCAACCAACTCGTGCGTCATTTACGACGATAAGCCCCGTTTCATGGGCGTTAAGGATATCCTTAGGGCTTCGGTGGATAGAACTAAGGAACTCCTTACCATGGAGCTTAACATTAGGCTTGCAGAGCTGGAGGAGGATTGGCATTTCTCGTCGCTGGAAAAGATATTCTTTGAAGAGCGCATTTACCGCGAGCTGGAAAAGGATACAGAAACATGGGATTTGGTAATCGAAGCCATTGAGAGGGGTTTTGACCCTTACCGAAAGTTACTCCGGCGCGAGATTACCCGCGACGATATTCTGAAGCTAACCGAGAAGCCCGTGCGCAAGATATCGAAATTCGATATCAAAAAGGCCGATGAGCATATCAAGGCCGTTGAAGCCGAAATGGAACAAGTCAAGCATCACCTTGCCAATATTGTAACTTATACCATCGATTACTACCAGCAAATCAAAAAGAAGTACGGGAAAGGAAGGGAACGCAAAACCGAACTCCGCAGTTTCGATACCATTGTTGCCACTAAGGTGGTTGTGGCAAACGAAAAGCTTTACGTTAACCGAGCCGAAGGCTTTGTGGGTACAGGTCTGAAAAAGGACGAATACGTTTGTGATTGCTCCGATATCGACGATGTAATAGTTATTCTCCGCAATGGCAAGTACTACATCCGTAAAGTTCAGGAAAAGGACTTCTTTGGCAAGGATATTGTCCACGTTGGAGTTTATAAGAAGAACGATACCCGAACGATTTACAATGTGGTTTACCGCGATGGCCTAAACGGCGATATCATGATGAAGCGATGCGCCATTAACGGAACCACACGCGATAAGGAGTACGACATAACAAAGGGGACGCAGGGTTCACAAATACTCTGGCTTTCGGCAAACCCAAATGGTGAAACCGAAGTATTGAAGGTTTACCTGAAACCAAGGCCACGCCTCCGTAACCTTATACTTGAGCTGGATTTCAGCCAGCTGGCAGTTAAAGGACGCGGCTCCCAGGGAAATATCTTTACCCGATACGCTATCCACAAAATCATGCTCAAGGAAAAGATTGCTGGCGCAGTGGAGGGTGTAAAGGTTTGGTACGACCCTGAGGTAATGCGCTTGAACCACGAGGGACATGGTGAACCGCTTGGCGAATTCTTGCCCGATGAACGCGTTCTGGTTGTAAACCCCGATGGTACCTATTTCCTTGCCAATACCAATTATGCACTCAGGTTCGATGTGCAACCCCTACTGGTTGAAAAGTTTAACCCCCACAAGGTGTTCTCGGCCGTTTATTTCGATGGCGAACAAAAACAGCACTACCTTAAACGTTTCCGTTTTGAACCCACCGAGAAAACCCAATCCTTTATCCCCGACGAGTATAGCTCAAAGCTTATAGCTTTGAATGCCGACGTATTCCCGGCTTTGAAACTTGTTTTTGGAGGCAAGCACGCAAATCGCGAACCTGAGAATATCGATGTTGATGCCTTTATTGCCGTAAAGGGCTACAAGGCAAAAGGCAAACGTCTAACCACGTTCGAAGTAAAACGGGTTGAGTTTACTGAGCCCCTGGAAAAAGAAAGATCAGCTTTTGAGGAAGAAACAAGCGTAATTACTGATTCAGAATCGGAAGATAACGATTCAGGTTCTTCAGCTGAGCAAATGAGCTTGGAACTTTAG